A segment of the Dunckerocampus dactyliophorus isolate RoL2022-P2 chromosome 19, RoL_Ddac_1.1, whole genome shotgun sequence genome:
gaagaaattaattccgtctttaggagcttttataaaaatctatatacacctcagattaaaccatctctcccagatatcaaaacatttctcaacaacatagaattaccaaaattaaatgacgaacaggtgaccaacttagatgtTCCCATTTCATTAAtggaactccataacgctctacaccggttaccgaataacaaagcaccaggacctgacggtttccctgccgagttttataaaacattctggtcattactatctccaatatttcttagaatggttttggaaattaaagacagttcatgcttgcctccaaacatgaactcagctacaatcagtctcctgctgaaaccggataaggacccaacactaccttccagttatcgtccaatttcactgattaatgcagatcttaaaataatatgcaaagcgttagctataaggctggaaaaagttacccctcatataatacaccctgatcaatcaggatttatcaaggggagaaactcaactagcaacgtacgccgtctaatcaatctgattgattactctatcatccatgatttagaaaccacaattgtctcattagatgctgaaaaagcatttgacagagtaaactggaaatttctctttgcaacactacaaaaatttggctttggagattcatttagaacatggattaaaatactatacaacaccccgaaggcctctggtcggaccaacaatcacatctctccagaatttactttacaaagaggtactaggcaagggtgtccactctctccctcactatttgctatctttatcgaacctcttgcagctgcaattggacaacatataaatattaaagggatccacaccacaaatgttcatcataagataagcctttatgctgatgatgtattactcttcctagataattcacaaTCTTCATCTCACTCATTAaaaattatagcaccttctcagattactccattaactggtctaaatccacagtactgcccattaactttggtttccagagcaccccctctttCCCACTgagttcagggaacattaagtatttgggtattaacttttcctccaacctgtcagacctgatccgcttgaattatactccactattgaagtcaatagaggatgatcttgcacgttggagaaccttgcccatctcacttacaggcagagtacccaccgtgaaaatgatgattttaccaaaggttaattatctattttccatgatccccaccaaaccatctataatttggttcaagtcattagattcatatataaataaatttctttggaaaaataagccagcacgaataagtctcaaaacgttacaaaaatctaaagaatatgggggcttagaactcccaaacttctccaactacttccttgcaaacaggttacagtatatcttaaaatggatcaaacctaacccattggattatttatggctagacatagaacaatcacttagccatgaaatcccaatttgtaacctgcccttcattagccaaatcctccggaaaaataattgttttaaaagtaaaaatataagcaccactctgacagcttggtgggaatttctaaaaataacaaaattctcgctcactccttgccaatacactcccgtctggaataatcctgacatcttgcttaaaaagaaaccattaaatttcccaacatggcacgaaaaaggaatgttgtatgaaaaatataattataggaaacaactttatttcatttcacgaccttgttacacagtatggaataaatcataataaatttcttgaatacatacaaattaactctataattaaagcaagtttcaggactatatcacgggaaagcaataccactattgaccaatttttaaaaatatctgcccctaaaacattatctaaattatatgttctactttcaaaaaatgacaacacaatcggagtaccaatctccaaatggaactcagatttatctacaagctgtgaccctgaattctggaagcaaatatgtctcaatgcttcccggttaatcaatcatcccaacctacagctgattcagtttaaaatccttcatggagtacactacacaggacatagaatgtttagaatgggcttaactgactctaacatctgtacacactgctcagaccatagaatagatgactacttacactccatgaggacctgtgctcccattaaaaatttttggcaccgagtgtgtgaggacctatctttggcacttgggttctccattcctacctcccctttactatgcctgctgggcgatctctccacaattgatgtagaaacaaaccaaacacagcttctcatcactgcattaagcatcgccaagaaaaccattttcatcaattggaaatcaaggaagaaagtgaacatagctctttacaaaaatcttttgttagatcatatagctatggagagaatgtctgctgaatctaaggaacaaatgtctgaatttcagtctatatgggcaccaataattaattccctgacctgactctcaggggggtgagggcatctgtctctgcccctaaGGGGCTCACTCAtctggcttggggtgtggtcctggtcacTGGGTGCCCGTGCGGGCGGGCGGCATGGTGTTCTTCTGTGTGGTGctggccgggatcggcggggggatgcttgctcaggggtggggcggtcgggggtggctttgggtggggggcttgggggtggggctggtggggggctggcgggcggtccctgctacttgctggtgtctggctagtctctgcttcctggctggcagttgtctccctccctccggggtttctcccttggcacgttggtggatgggcggggggtggggtggtggccggtctgcggcgcgGCGTGGCGGGGCGGGCGTGGGCGTTTGCTTGGGcaccggtcgtgcggtgcttgcttctctgtccctccttggTGCCTCTGGCtcgcgtgcttcgtgggtgtggccgtgctccgctctatgtggtgTCCGGTTCTCTTGTGGTCGCcgtagtgttgctcccttgccggccgtggtggtatgcgggggccGCGTGGGTGCGGTTCCCGCtgttctggtggcggtcgggtctgccttggggcgtgtggctggtccgtggtgtttggcggtttgggggtggcgctgtggacgctacctccggtggggctcctgTGTgtgggggcgctgggggtattgCCTCTAgcgggttgggtgggccggactgggcgtcctggcgggccgggtagggcctgtggtgtgtcctgcggcctgtggctcgcccgagctgtggtgggtggccagtcggtcatgtgtccttggtcctcccctgctcggtttgggcggcgttggtgTGTGGGCAtttggggcccccgtccttcctgttccactgcaccacctctcATACACATAGGACTTTgaggggtggcctacggtcgggcgtggttgggggAGTGGGGGAGTTGCCTTGCAggggctcctttgcccctgccatgccattgacctgttgccccccaattttaatcgcacagtagacacttagggtttggggggggctggtcaggtgaggggcccaccgAGCGGCaactgtcccccgattttaattgcatcattagctatcatccacatacatccctatcatatacatgcacacagatacacccctcagggacacagagaccagctctacatagctgtcctcttttattttattttattttatttatttttttaattgcataatggACACAAttacaccttatcacatacacgggtggggcgggctggattggggtgtcTCATGCCTGTTccgcggcgcctgcccgccagggtcgggggTGTGGCTGTGGACCTGTCCGCTGGCCGTCGCTCCGGTGCGCGAGTGGTGCGCCAtcagctctggtggcatgtggctggtctggcttctggtggctggtggggtccgtcggctggtctgctgctggtttcgccttctcggctctggtgcttggcctccctgcagcTTGGGGTGCGGCActcccgctccctctccggGGTTTGCTGACCCACGGGTGTcggctggcgctgtgtggtggttcgcctggctgatCGCCCGTTTGCTcgcccgcttgctcatttgcccgctttcctcctcgctagctcctctgtctgccttgctggcggtgtcctaccgttgggatggggtggcctggtgtcttcctgctccccagCGGTCCGCACTCTCCGCGCCGCGGGTTCTgggttgtatgtctgggaccccagggtccccggctccgctgctccttgggttaccaacgggggatagagcaaggcttccgggtgtcgggcagtcgaccactgtgtgtgtgcgcatttgtgagtgcgtgtgcgcgcccgcgtgtgtgtgtgtgtgtgcgctctcgggtgtgtgtgtgtgtgtgtgtgtgtgtgtccgtatgtgtgtttgtgtgtgtacgtgggtgcgtaggagtgtgtatgtgcgtgcgtatatgtgtgtgtgcttttattttttatttattttagttatttattttttgtgggggggggcatacaggggttagctccgtggggtcaggtggtgggtgatacatctctgccgcccgtgcctccacCGGATGGGTGGGGgatgtgcctcctgcatccctgggcggggcggtcctgtgtcgggggtcgggcgggggctggcccgagTCGGGCCGGGCTCtgttccctgggggtgggggtggcggtgggacCTCCACgttccggcgtgggcgggcttctttccggttgtggggggtctctgggcctgctggggtgtggcccccggtactcgtctgcctctgtggggtgtgatctctcgctggtctcaggggttggctgtcctccggtccgccggcgccctgtctttggctgggattacctctcttgggccccttgctggtcttcccgggggggagggctctctgggctggctcttggggcactgatctttgtgctgcctgcccctgtgggcctggtggccttctggtggcgggggctcggcctggctatttggggcggggctctctgggaggtggaaggcggcccctttcctttcatgcattctcagtgacaattacacgcccacacattcttgcacctttatatatatgaagtcttccccacatacagagatacctgtacatatgcacactcacagtacatacgtacttccccacattactcactgagttaaccagggtgttattatgttgttggttttattacagcgacggtgatatcagcagtatgactatagtttttgtttttttttacaatgatgtgcattacagtaattatcattctgttcactatcatggataatcattttcattactacaattatgtgtgactgtttcaatgcagtattgtcattgtgatcactatcatagttcatcatttcatgactactgttatgtgtgactgtttcaatgcagtattgtctttgtgatcactatcataattcatcatttcatgactactattatgtgtgactgtttcaatgcagtattgtcattgtgatcactatcatggttcatcatttcatgactactattatgtgtgattgtcattgacagcgttatcattgtggttgttgatattgttttgtcctttgtccttatgtccttgtttgtcttgatagttgtcacagacatttatttgctgatgtcgttctgtatgtttctgttgttctgttcttgttgtcacaattgttgttgttgctgctgttgtccttgtctcttgtctctctttttttgtccccctcttaatTTATGTGCTACCTTTGACAATAttgggaacctcactccatccaCTTTCTTTTGGTCTGTTAAATCTATGCAAACTATGTGCTAACCTTGCCTgtctggggaacctcactccattctcCACCCACTTCTGCCGCTTGCTCTCCATATTTAATGTCATTTAACGTGGAGCTGAACTTAGTAGGTGTGAACATTCAAACAGAACAAAATCTTTATTTTGATTGGGATTGATTGGGAAAGAGACTAAAAATCGATGAATTAGCTTCTTTCGACACATTTTCCACATTCATTTGATTTCAAGTGTGTCTGTGGGGAATAAATCTCCACGTGAATAATAAGTTGTTCAAACTAAAAGGCAGCCAAAgctgaggctcagagctaaacaTTTCCATTTAGTGATTTTTGTTGGGAATGTGTTGTCAGGAAAGACACGTGTTTGGTCCCACAATTCCTTTTTTATTGATGACGAACGGGGCAGACGTCACGAGATACTTTCTATAGAAACATCGAAAACATTCCCATGCTGGTTGCAGGAGATCACATCAAAACAGCACAAAGACAagcttttttaaacacattaacACGGAAGACGTGACACTTAAACAGCActttctttttgttgtgtttttctacaAAGCTCATTCTTTCTTCTCATGCAACTTAGCAGCAATTTTCTTCAGCTCAGCATCCATGGCCGCCAGGTTTTCCAGCGCTTTCTCCTGCAACAAAAAGCTTCATGACATATTTGTTGTACATATGCTCCCGCTAGCCGTCTCCTCctgttttttaattgttcaTCCAGCCACGCGTGACGCCGTGCCGCCTCAAAGTGAGCCACAGTTTGCCTTTTAATGGCCACGTTATGACTTTGATGGCCCCGGGAGGTCGTAAGCGTTCCTTGCCGTGAAAAGGCTGCGGCAGCCATAAAAAAGCTGCTGTGCCCGAAAGCGAATGAAGAAAACATTTCCATGCAGGAATGCGGTCAATCGCGCACATGTTACGCGTGTTTCTGTGCAGGTTTTGAGGCCAAGTCACGAAGCACACAGCCTGACATCTCCGTGCAGACTGGACATTTCCATAATGAGCCTCTGCATTTTCTCCCCCAGTGAATCTGTGGCGAAGCCACTGGATGTGCTTCGTGGCTTTGCCGGGTCAGCGAGCAAGAGCTGGAGCATAATTTATGGGCCTGCCCGCAGAACAACATGTTATGAAACTGTCTTTGCTTAGCGTCTGTTGCAGAACCCTGCTTTGGAATCTTTAAAGGTGTTCTACTCACCAGAAATGACTGTTAATGATGTTGTACCCTAATACGGCTTCCTAGAACTTGCTGGAGACTTTATGAGCAGCAAACaggagaaaaatctatcatctcatttgtttgctccacttgtgGGAGAACAACAGCTCAATGAGGCTTTTCATGAAGTCTCCTTCCTCACGGACATGACACCACCCTCCTAGATTCAACTGGAGTTGGTGCACACGTGGAGGTGAGAAGGACTGGAGCAAATTAGGATGTGTTGATTAGTCCTCATGAAATATGacgacatcactactatcaggaaaagcagagtatagagggggaggagctgcccagcgtggcccagcaaggtgcactgtattcgggcacacgctccgagcagccggtgtgacgccacggaggtcaaACCTTTTGCCCTTCTCAGATGCCGCGGCACTGGCGTTTCAGGttgctgataaggtttttgtgtgctccgtgttttgggtttttttcccctcatagtGGAGCATCTGGTACACCGAGCACACacaatgtcttcctctgaacgTGAACGTTTGCTTACAAGTGAGCTGatgggaagttacgacaggtcGTTAACGTTGCAGGCAGGAGAACAAAGTAGCactagtgtaacggatgccagcctgtgaggctgtgccagtgtacgttggtaaaccccactccctctgccttgaggtCTGTGCTGAATATGCGGTCGAcagtcgtgtggtcagcgctctcgtctcccactGCAAAGGTCCTGTGTTTGATCCCCAGTGCGGGCAGGGCGGTTTACACTTgctttgctcacctgcacagtacgatAATCTTCCTTAGTGGAACGTTCTTTAAATGATGGCTTGTCGGCGCTATTTTGACTGTTATCGGTACAGTATTGGTAGTGGCATGACATCAGAATTCCCTCATATCCACCCGTTAATTATCATGCTCCCCTACTATACACCCATCATGTCAAGGGCAGTTttgttcaacaaaaaaaaggctttgctacgCATCTTGAACTCTGGTGACTGTCTGTCAGGCAGCTCCGgtttgatcatttagtttttgtcctaagctagcatgttagcactttagctcacatagctatgctagcttTGCGTGTTCCCTCACCTCCTGCGCGGTGAGAGCCATCGGCCGCACGTCGCCCTCGGGCCCCTCCTGGCCGGCCAGCTGGTTGAGCTTGTAGCGCAGCAGCTTGGCCACCTCCTCCATCTGCACACATTCAAACATAAGAAGCACATCAGGACCAGACACCGCTGGGCTAGACCTACCTTGTTTGGTGTAGCGTGACCTTCCGCATCCCTCTTGTACCAGGCGGGGTGGTAGAAGCCTCGCGAGATCCACGGATTGCGCTTGTCTGGAAGATACCTGGAAAAAGAAGATCAATGACGCCAAGCAGGACCAAAGTCTTCATCATCGTTCTCCTTGATTTGATTGGTAATCTGGAGCGTCTGATGCAGAAGTACCTCAGAACTTCACTTCTGTCTTCATCAGATTCCACAGAATCACCTCTCAGATCTTCTTCATCTGTTGATTCCCCTCCACGCTTGTGGTATTTCTTCTTGTGGTGGTACCGATGCCTGGGCTTCCATATGCGCTTCTGTACGTTTTCACCGTCAAAGGCCCAGTACTCCTGACTGCGCTCTCCATCCGACTCCTCCCCCTTCTCCTCTGAAAGTTCCTCGTCGCGCTTGTGCTTCTTCTGGTGGTACCTCCCAGGCCTCCAGTCTCTCTTGTCAAAATCCCAGGATTCCTGGCTGCGTTCCTCGTCTGGATCCTCTCTGGCTTCCTCTGAGAGTTCCTCATCCCGCTTGTGTCTTCTCTGGTGGTATCGCCCAGGTCTCCAGTCTCTCTTGTATCTATCAGTGTCAAAATCCCAGGATTCTTGGCTGCGTTCCTCGTCTGGTTCCTCTTTGGCGTCTTCGGAGAGTTCTTCGTCACGCTTGTGTCTCCTCTGGTGGTACCTCCCAGGTCTCCAGTCTCGCTTGTCAAAATCCCAGGATTCTTGACTGCGTTCCTCATCGGGTTCCTCATCCCGTTTGTGACTCTTCTGGTGGTACCTCCCAGGTCTCCAGTCTCTTTTATCTCTCCCAGTGTCAAAATCCCAGGATTCCTGGCTGCGTTCCTCATCGGAATCCTCCCTGGCTTCCTCTGAGAGTTCCTCATCCCTTTTGTGTCTCCTCTGGTGGTACCTCCCAGGCCTCCAGTCCCTCTTGTCCCTCTCGTCGTCAAGACCCCAGGATTCCTGGCTGCGTTCTTCGTAGTCCTCTTCATCTGAAGCGTCGTTGCCACGTTTGTGGAGCTTCTTCTTGTGGTGATAGCGATGCCTGGGCTTCCAGATGCGCTTGTACCGCTCCTCTTCATCGTCGCCGTACCTTTTCACCAAATCCCAGGACTCTTGGCTGCGCTCTCCGTCATCATCCGGCTCCTCTTCTGCCTCCTCATCTCGTTTGTGCTTCTTCAGGTGGTACCTTCCAGGCCTCCAGCTGCTCCtcttttctctctcttcctcctcttctgcaTTGTCCTCCTGGTGTCTCTTCTCCAAACTCCAGGATTCCTGACTGTGCTCATCCTCCAGGTTGTCCCTCTTGGGTTCCACGGACTTAAGGAGGGCTTGGATGTCTTGCATGTCCGCGCCTTTGGCCTCGGGCTCATCTCCGTGATCGTTCTTCTCCTCCTCATGGTGGGCTTCGTTGCTCTTCTTGTCCAGCGGTGCATGTTTCACCCCTGCGGACAAAATGAGATGTGTTGTCTTTTCTTGCCTGTTTTTCCCAAAATAACTGGAATGTTCCACAAACCTGCTTGGAGGATGTCCTTGCATTCCTGATCCAGCTGAGCGTCGGGTTTGGAGAGAGCCTTGGACAGAACTTCCATCAAACATCTCGTCACCTGATTGGAAATACGGAGAGGTCAAGCAGTCAAGGTTGTGCTTTACTTTGGCCCATGCCACCAAGGGGATGTCATGGTGGCATGGTTGCGGGTTTATGCAAGACCGCATCATAGAACCCAGCAGGACCGTGGTCCATTTTCACACCTGTACAGGATtcttttttcccactttttgtTCACATGTTGATTTTGTTTGAGAATCTGGTACACACAGGAAGTGTCTGTCTGTATTGTGATCCAAATGATGAGGTCTTACTACGTGGCGGGTCAGGGACCCATGGACTTTGCCATCAAAGTGAGGTGGGGGCCCACACTGCACAGTGAAGCCTTCCTTTGACGTTTCCCTTCAGTTCTCAGACAATCAAATATGAATGTAATGAGCAAGATGAGATGTGTGGAGGCGATGTGGTGCATTTAGGTGCCGCTCATCCTTTGTGCTCATGTGCTCATGCGTGTGGCTCTCCTGAGATAACGCCTTGCTTCTCTGACGAGAGCTTCAGATAAAGACGCTTTCATTTCCCGTCAGGCTGGAATGTTTCATATTGTGATGAAAATCCAGCATGTGAGATAAACGCAAGAAGCATTCATGCAGTaccttggggtggggggggggttaccGTACTCCTAAAATGTCTTTCAGGTTTCCAGGTGAGTTATTAAgaatatttggttcattgcTGCTTGAAGGATGCACATAAATACATTCATATTGCAGCTTAGCGTAGTTGGTCATAGTATTTcctatgggggggggggcaaaccaCTGCCTTAAGGAATTCTAACTACTCACATGAAGTCCTCACAATCAACGGTAaagaaatgctttttttcaCCAAAGTGAAAGGTTGAAAAGAAACCTCAGCATATCTCCactctttctttggcttttgggtAGGTgtagggggtggggggtaagAAGATTAAACTATGATGGCAACCATAGACCAAGGAATGTAATAAAACCCAATACTGTCAGTAATGTAGTACGGATAACAGAATGTAAGCTGCAAAGTCAGCAGTGTGAAGAGACTCGCCTCCAAGTGCACACGGTAAATCCTCCCTTTGGATGTTTGTCACGGCGCCATCAAAGGGTGAGTCTTCATCCTTCGTGCCACAGATGACAGGACATCCCGTGGATGACAGGACGGCCCGTGGCTGAGAAGGACGTGCCATGGATGACAGGATGTGCCGTGGTGACAGGACGTCCCGTGGATGACGGGACGTGCCGTGGCCGAGAAGGAGTGACAAAAAGCTTCTTCTCTCATTTCTTCTGGAAGTgatacgttttttttgttgcctttgTCCTCCTCCCCCACTCCATTTTTAAAGACTTTCTTCAatttagaataagtacattggagaggctaactagttagcttgctatgctagcggcggctgtCTGATATGTCCCTGCAATGATGCCATACCCgacacaatgtgatgtaataggagtgtaaaggcgactataggggtgttatttcatgtcaagagggctctaatcatgttaaaagtcataaacagattttctgtgctctaaataCCAAAATATGTCCTTtatttcacggaaattcactgacCGTGGtcgcatctggaaccaattaaacgggggatgactgtatttaaatatttgttggacgttggctaacttctttttacacttgtgacgGAGTTAAGAAGgataaaatgtgacttgtttGTATGGTTGAAGGTGGTaggatggtgacagtttgaccctggaaggGATTATTTCTATAGTTGGAGGATTTCCAACTGAAAGCAGAAGAAATCAGCAGCCTGAGGATTTCATGTCAATAAAAAGCAGCTGAATTGAAGTTTAGCATATATGATAGCAATGAGAATCCCAGAAGGGAGAGTGGGCTGCTTGCATGGAGTTGCACGCTGCAAATAGAGTCAGGCGTGACTGATGTACATTAAATGCACAGCACTGCTTGCGTGTTGATTGCCTGGAAGTTCTGCACGTATAATAATGCACAAATGCATGCACAAAcgacaagaaaaaaagacttgccACATCTTCTCTCTGCGCGTCGCTCCCTGTTGGAAGCGCTTGATTTCCTGCAGAATGGAGAATAATACAATAAGAGTCCTGCTGAAAGTGTCACGTGTCTCTGTCCGTGGTGCTGAAGTCCTCACTCACctgccagcagcagcagcagcagcagaagacgACGAGGAGTTGGAGCAGTCATCTTCTTCTCGGAGCTCATTTGCCATCCAATGCGGCGGGAGAGCTGCTCCTGGCCGGCTCCTCCTCGCTCCTGTGgcggctgcaggaggaggaggagaagcgcCTCCAATAAAAAGGCGCTCggcgtggaggaggaggaggggggatgGAGCGTGGGAGGGGATGCTCGTGTCATGACTCATTAGACCTGAGGGAAGAAGatcctctcgctctctctttccATCTCTGCTGCTGCAACAAACACCAGCCGTGCGCGTCTTTGGAGCAAATTACCTCACACAGGTGACGAGTTGAACATCTTATTCAGACCGGGGGGGTCGGTCGGCGGGGGGGCGCTTAATGCCGCGAGGAGCCTGAAGGCAGATGGAAACATCAGGACAAATTGTACGCTGCACAACCTGCAAACTTCATtatcagaacacacacacgcacacgcacacacacacaccttcctttTCATCAAGACACTATTGTACCCAGCATCATATGCTCATTCAAATATATATGACTAACTATATATGACTATCT
Coding sequences within it:
- the chgb gene encoding secretogranin-1, whose translation is MTRASPPTLHPPSSSSTPSAFLLEALLLLLLQPPQERGGAGQEQLSRRIGWQMSSEKKMTAPTPRRLLLLLLLLAGNQALPTGSDAQREDVVTRCLMEVLSKALSKPDAQLDQECKDILQAGVKHAPLDKKSNEAHHEEEKNDHGDEPEAKGADMQDIQALLKSVEPKRDNLEDEHSQESWSLEKRHQEDNAEEEEEREKRSSWRPGRYHLKKHKRDEEAEEEPDDDGERSQESWDLVKRYGDDEEERYKRIWKPRHRYHHKKKLHKRGNDASDEEDYEERSQESWGLDDERDKRDWRPGRYHQRRHKRDEELSEEAREDSDEERSQESWDFDTGRDKRDWRPGRYHQKSHKRDEEPDEERSQESWDFDKRDWRPGRYHQRRHKRDEELSEDAKEEPDEERSQESWDFDTDRYKRDWRPGRYHQRRHKRDEELSEEAREDPDEERSQESWDFDKRDWRPGRYHQKKHKRDEELSEEKGEESDGERSQEYWAFDGENVQKRIWKPRHRYHHKKKYHKRGGESTDEEDLRGDSVESDEDRSEVLRYLPDKRNPWISRGFYHPAWYKRDAEGHATPNKMEEVAKLLRYKLNQLAGQEGPEGDVRPMALTAQEEKALENLAAMDAELKKIAAKLHEKKE